Genomic DNA from Candidatus Methylacidithermus pantelleriae:
TTGTGCTGGCAGTTAAGAGGGAAAAGGGAAAATTGTCATCCCTATAGCAAGGGCCGAGCAGAGCCATGAATCTTCGTCGAAGGCTGGTTTTTGAACCCATTGGTTTTCAATTGGCGCCGATGATTGATGTGATCCTTTTTCTTCTGTCCTTCTTTCTTCTCACCTGGAATCTGGCTCGCTACGAAGCCGATCTTTCCATTAAGGTTCCCAAGGCCAAACATGGGCAAGAGCCCAATCGCTTACCAGGGGAAGCCGTTGTCAATGTGAGCAAGGACGGCAAGGTCAACCTCAATCGGCGTGTGGTTTCCCGGGAGGAATTGGAAGAAATTCTCAAGGGCTTGGTGGAGCAATATCCGGACCAGGCAGTGATCATCCGGGCGGATTCTGATACGAGCTATCAGGTGATCGTAAATGTGCTAGATGTGTGTCGAGCTGCCAACGTGTGGAACATTGCCTTTGCCACCACCCGACCCGAAGAAAAGACCTCAACCCCCTAAAAGGTGACGGACCCGGCTCTCTTTCTTTCGCCGGCAGGCAGGATGGGTTGGGATCGGGGTATCGGGTCGCCAGTTTAGCTCTGGTTGCCGGGTTTGGGGTCGTGAAAGCCAGGGTCTTCTATTGGCTTTTGTTTTTCTTACCGCTGTGGGGATGGAGCCAGATGGTGAGGAGGGCACTTCCCCCTGGGATGAGCGTTTTGGACCCGGCGCAGGCAGAGTTTGAGGAGGGCCTTTCGTACTTTCAACAGGGAAAGTATGCGCAAGCCATCCGGTCGCTGGGAAGTGCGCTTTCTAGCTTAGAAGAGTCCAAGCAGGAAGCTGCCCTCTTTTACATTGCCGAATCCTACCGGTTGCTTTCTCGTTACCCTGAAGCACAGGCAATCTATCGCGCCTTGTTGGCACGTTTTCCCCAGGGGGCCCTCGCAGCAGACGCCCGATACCGGGAGGCGGAGACGTATTATCTCCAAGGTAAGTGGGTAGAGGCAGAGAAGCGGTTTTTGGATCTTTCCCGCACCGCTCCTCCATCCTTGCAAGGTGTGGCTCGCATTTACGAGGCCCTTTGCAGAATCCATCTTGGGCAAGAGACCGAGGGCCTCCGGGACTTGCAAGCGCTAGTGGAGGGTCCAGATTCGGGAACGGCAATCGGTGCAGCTCAGGCTCTGGCGGGGTACTTTGAAGAGAGGCATCGCTATGACCAAGCCTATCGCTATTGGAGCTGGGTGGAAGAGCACGCAACCCGGTCTGAGACAAAGAGCGAAGCGGTAGCGCGAGCGGGATGGGCGCTCCTCAATCAAGGACAGTGGTCGTTGGCTCGCCAACATTTCGAGCAAGTTCGCCGGTCGTACCCGAAAAGCCCATGGATCCGGCTGGCCAATGCGGGTTTGCTCCAGGCCGTTTTTGGCGAGAAAGCCTTTGACAAGTATGTTGCATTATTTGCTGAGCTCCAATCTGAAACGCTGGAGAGCTTGAAACCGGTTCTGTGGTTTGATCTAGGGCATAGTTACTTGGAGCTGCAGAAATACCGAGAGGCAATTCGCGTGTTCGAGGAGACTTTACGTCGCTGGCCTCGGCATGCCTTGGCGGAACTAGTTTCCTACGAAGCAACCTATTGCCGTATAGAGCTCGATCCATCGCAAACGCTGGAAGAGGTGCACCGGTTTCTTGAACACTACCCGGAAGGAGCCATGGCTCCGCGGGCCAAGTACCTTGAGGCAAGTTTTCTCTCCAAGGAAGGTCGATGGGGAGAGGCGATTCCCATTTGGGAACAACTGGCTCAAAATCCTGACGGGATCCCTGTGGCGCACGTGCAGCTGGGTCTGGGCCGAGCCGCTTTTGAACTGCATCGCTGGCGCGCAGCGGCTCAAGCGTACGAGAAGGTGGCGCAAGCGGATCCGCACGGCTCCTATTACGCGCAAGCGCGGTTGGCCCAAGGAATGGCACTGCGGAGGGCTCGCGAACCCGACAAGGCCGTAAGGGCTCTGGAGGAGGCCAAGAAGGCTCTCGCCGGAGGGCCTCTGGAAGAGTATGTGCTAGCGGAATTGGGGCTTGCTTATGCTGATGCCAAGCACGCTGCAGAGGCCGTTCCTTTGTTGCAGGAGCTTCTTACCCGGTATCCAGAGTCACGTTTTCGTCCTTTTGCCGCATATAGTCTGGGCGTTGCCTTAACCGAGTTAAAGAAGTACGACTCGGCTTCGAGGATGCTCGAGATGGCTCGGGAGTTAAACCCGCAGGCTTTTTACCTTCCAGCTACGTACCGGCTGGCTTGGATCGCCTACGAAAAGCAAGATGTAATCCAGGCTTCCCAATATGTGGAGCAGTACGACCAGAAGGTGGGGGAGGACCCAAACGCCGCACGGATCCCTGCCGGACTGTATTACTGGCTGGGAGTGCGATGGCTTGAGAAGAAAGATCCTGCCAGAGCCGAAGCTTTTTTGCGCAAAGTCATTGAGCATCCCCAACCTGGGTCCTATCTTGCTTCGGGGTATTTTGAACTGGCCGAAGCCGAACGCGAACAAAAGAAATGGGCCGAGGCGCTCAAGCATTATCAGGAGTTTCAGGCTAGGGAACCCAAATCGAAGGAGGCTAGCACCGTTCTTTTAGGGATCGCGGAGGCGGAACTCGGCTTGGGCCAATATGGCCCATCGTACTCGCTCATTGAGCAGGTCATGCGCAGGGAGTTAGAAGGAAAGTACAACGCAAAAGCCCGAATGCTTCTTGGGGAATGGTATCTAGCCCAAAACAAGTATTTGGATGCTGCGAAAGCGTTTAGCGCGTTGAGTCTTTTGTATGACGATGCGGAGCTCACACCTCGAGCGATGGCGAAAGCGGCGGAATGTTTTACGCGTGCCGGAGATTGGCGGCAGGCGGAACTATGGCGGAAAAAACTAAAGGAGAAGTATCCGGGCTTTCCTGGGAGTACATAGAACGAACAAGCGAACAAGGGGAGTAAGGTTATGATTCTTGAGTCAGCGCAAGACCGGAAACTTTTTATTGCGGCCCTCGGGCTTTCATTCCTTGTCCACGGATTCCTTTTGTGGACTTTCCGTTCCGTATCTTTGCGAGGATGGGCCATCCCCATTCATAGAGAAAAACTGCGTGCCTTTGAACTGAAACGGGTTGAGATTCCGGCTTCCTCCTTTCAAGGGGATCCCCGTGCCAAGGAACCGATTTCGGTCTCTGCCCTGGCCATGAGTACCCCGCGATTCAAATTACCGCGTCCCAACAATGCTCAAGAGCCTCTGGACAGCCGGACCTGGCAGACTGCGCTTCCGGAGGCCGCTTCGGGGAAAGCGCCGGAGCTGGCAGTGGTTGCCCCTACACCTCCCACAGCGGTGAGTCCTTACGCGCAGAGCGAGCTTGCCAAAGTGGATACAGAAATCGCTCAACTGGCCAATGACAGCTCCCGGGCCGGGGTATCGCGGCCGGAGCTCATTCTTCCTTCCAGTTCCGGTTCCAGCTACCTTGTGGGGGCGACGGAACAGGGAATCCTTTCTGATGCTACGCGCAAGGAGGCTGCCGGAAGTGCCATTCCTGGAATCGAAGAAATCCAATCGCGTCTTCGTGCTGGGATTCCCCCGTTTAGCCCTAGCCTTTCCCGGCCGGTAGTGATCCAATTCCCCAATGAGATTCTTTTTGACTTTGATTCGGCAAATCTTCGAGCAAGCGCCGAGCCCTATCTCCAGCAGGTGGTGGAGATTCTCCGCCGGTACCGGAGGGCCGATGTGCAAATTGATGGCTACACAGACACCTTCGGAGACGACCTTTATAACCTTCGCTTGAGTGAAGCCAGGGCCGAGTCGGTCCGGCGCTGGTTGGCTCAGTTTTTTCCCCCGGATCGGGTGACGTTCCACACGCGAGGTTACGGGAAGAGTCACCCCGTCGTAAATCCCTATGGCACCATTGAGGAGCAAGAGAGGAATCGCCGGGTTGTCATCATGATTCATGCATTAACAGACTAGGCAAAAAGTCCTGGCTCAGGGTCTCCGGCAGGAGCGCGACGAATTTCGGTCACAAGTTTCTCGAGACAAAACCTCCACGCGCCGCGGGACGCACGACTTTTTTGGTGTGCGGTTTGGCTCATGGCAAAAGAAAAGGAGCCCGGGGGCAAGGCCCCACAACCCTGCTAGAGGGAAATTGCGGCAGGGTGGTTTCGGTTGTGTTCCCTGAGAAGCTCGGCTACCTTTCGCAACTTGCTCTTCCAAGGCTCCTGATCGAGGTAGTCGGTCAAAGGCAAGGAAAGACGATCACGCCAGTTTTGGCCTCCTTCGGTACCTGGGCGATTGAACCATTCTTTGGTT
This window encodes:
- a CDS encoding tetratricopeptide repeat protein, which gives rise to MGSGYRVASLALVAGFGVVKARVFYWLLFFLPLWGWSQMVRRALPPGMSVLDPAQAEFEEGLSYFQQGKYAQAIRSLGSALSSLEESKQEAALFYIAESYRLLSRYPEAQAIYRALLARFPQGALAADARYREAETYYLQGKWVEAEKRFLDLSRTAPPSLQGVARIYEALCRIHLGQETEGLRDLQALVEGPDSGTAIGAAQALAGYFEERHRYDQAYRYWSWVEEHATRSETKSEAVARAGWALLNQGQWSLARQHFEQVRRSYPKSPWIRLANAGLLQAVFGEKAFDKYVALFAELQSETLESLKPVLWFDLGHSYLELQKYREAIRVFEETLRRWPRHALAELVSYEATYCRIELDPSQTLEEVHRFLEHYPEGAMAPRAKYLEASFLSKEGRWGEAIPIWEQLAQNPDGIPVAHVQLGLGRAAFELHRWRAAAQAYEKVAQADPHGSYYAQARLAQGMALRRAREPDKAVRALEEAKKALAGGPLEEYVLAELGLAYADAKHAAEAVPLLQELLTRYPESRFRPFAAYSLGVALTELKKYDSASRMLEMARELNPQAFYLPATYRLAWIAYEKQDVIQASQYVEQYDQKVGEDPNAARIPAGLYYWLGVRWLEKKDPARAEAFLRKVIEHPQPGSYLASGYFELAEAEREQKKWAEALKHYQEFQAREPKSKEASTVLLGIAEAELGLGQYGPSYSLIEQVMRRELEGKYNAKARMLLGEWYLAQNKYLDAAKAFSALSLLYDDAELTPRAMAKAAECFTRAGDWRQAELWRKKLKEKYPGFPGST
- a CDS encoding OmpA family protein, which codes for MILESAQDRKLFIAALGLSFLVHGFLLWTFRSVSLRGWAIPIHREKLRAFELKRVEIPASSFQGDPRAKEPISVSALAMSTPRFKLPRPNNAQEPLDSRTWQTALPEAASGKAPELAVVAPTPPTAVSPYAQSELAKVDTEIAQLANDSSRAGVSRPELILPSSSGSSYLVGATEQGILSDATRKEAAGSAIPGIEEIQSRLRAGIPPFSPSLSRPVVIQFPNEILFDFDSANLRASAEPYLQQVVEILRRYRRADVQIDGYTDTFGDDLYNLRLSEARAESVRRWLAQFFPPDRVTFHTRGYGKSHPVVNPYGTIEEQERNRRVVIMIHALTD
- a CDS encoding ExbD/TolR family protein, which encodes MNLRRRLVFEPIGFQLAPMIDVILFLLSFFLLTWNLARYEADLSIKVPKAKHGQEPNRLPGEAVVNVSKDGKVNLNRRVVSREELEEILKGLVEQYPDQAVIIRADSDTSYQVIVNVLDVCRAANVWNIAFATTRPEEKTSTP